ACGGCAAGTCCTGGAGGAGCAAGGCCCTTCTCTTCTTCTTCAAAAGCCCCGCCGATTATTTCCACAGCGGCATGGTGAGATGGTCGGGAGGCGTTCCGTATGTTGTCCATGCCTCCCCTGAATCGGACTGGGTGGAGATGGAGCCCCTCGCTGAATTTCTTTCGCCCTTCGAGATAGAAAGAGCGGCGGTCTACCGGCTGAAAGGAAAAAAGAAGGATGCCGGACGGGCCAGCGGTGAAGCCTTGGAATTTTTTCTCGAGAAAAGGTCCTTCGACGGCAGTTTCGACAAACACGACGAAGAGGCGCTCTACTGCACCGAACTCATCTGGAAGGCCTGCGAAAAGGCCGGCATCGACCTGTTCGGTGAGGGGATGTCTTCGTACTTTACCCCCGTCCCCTTCTACGGGAACGTGCTCTTCCCTTCCGACCTTGCCGGGAGTCCCCTCCTGGAAAAAGTGATGACCCTGGAGGATTAGCGTTCATAGGGTTAGTCTTCGCCCTTTTCAGCTTCGCGCTCCTTTCTTTCTCCGCACCGAAGTGCAGGCAGAAGGGAAGAAGAGAGTGTAGTATGCGCCTGCGGATTTAGGTTCGGCGGGTTTCCTTGATTTTTCCACCAGGCCCTGATCCGGGTGCTGTGCTTTAATGTCCCTGTAAAGGGGTCCCCTTACGGACTCGATATCCTCCGTAAACATCCCGGGACCCAGAAGACGAGCACGGCCAAAACAACTGAGAAAAAGTTGATCAGGAACCGCTGGAACCAGGGACCTTTCGGTTTTGCCGCCATGGTCGTCCCTTTCCCTTTTGCCTGTTCCGTCCCTTCTCTTCCGCCGCAGCTTCAGTGCCCGGAAGCACCGCCCCTTCCATGCTCCGGGAGAGTCCCCCCGGCAAGGGCCTCTTTCGCCGAACGGTAGCCCTCGGCGATCATCTCTTCGGCGAGGTAAAACTCGAGAAAGCGGACATTCCCCACCGACGGACGGATCAGCAGGTCCGGCCGGTCGATTTCGAGCCGGGCTAACGCGATCTGCTCTTCCATGATGCGAAGCGAACTGCCGAGCACGTCGAAAATTCCCGGCGTAGGATCCCGGGACATCCATTCCTTCACCGGCCCGAGAAAACCGGCATCGAATCCCTTCGTTTTCCTCTCGAGCCAGGCGAAAATTTCCCCAGCGACTATTCCGTTCCGCCCCGGTCTGCCTTCGGGGAGCACTCCCTCCGGGAGCCCGTCCTGCTGGTCTTCCTTCACCCGGCCGTTGTTCAGGTCCACCGCGATGACCACATCCGCCCCCAAAGCCCGGCAGACGCTGACCGGCACCGGATCCACCAGCCCGCCGTCCACCAGGAAGCTCCCGTTCCGCCGTGCAGGGGTGAATATCCCGGGAACGGAGATGCTGGCCCGTATGGCGGAGACGAGGTCTCCGTCAACGATGACCACTTCCTTCCCGGTCATCACGTCCGTCGCTGCGGAGGCGAACCGCACCGGAAGGACGTCCATATCCAGGGAGCCCACGATTTCCGTAAGGAAGTCCGTCACCTTCGTGCCCTCGATAAGCCCCGAGCGGGGGAAGGAGACCTCCAGGAAGTATCCGGCGGCTTTTTTCCAGTCGAGGCCGAGGGCGATCTCCGTCAGTTCCTCAAGCTTACCGGCGGCATATATGCCGCCCACCAGGGCCCCGATGCTCGTGCCGGCCACCATGGAGGGACGGATCCCCGCTTCCTCGAAGGCGCGCAAAACGCCTATGTGGGCCATGCCCCTGGCTGCGCCGCTGCCAAGGGCAAGGCCGATTTTCCTCTCTCGGGAACTGTTTCCTGTCAGGATGGATCCCTCCTCTTGCGCCCAGCACCCCCGTCTCCGGGGGCATTCCGGGCTTCGTTTCCGCTTGCCGTTCTTTCCTCAGGGGCCGACCTTCCGGTAGCGCAGGAGCCGCAGGGTTTCCCAGAAGCGCTCCGACCCCCCCCGCTATCGCCGGAGCTGATGACGGAAAACAGCCCGCTGCTCACCATGGAGGCGCGCCGAAGACTGTTTTGCTGCCCTCCACCGTCCTCAGGGAGTGTTCCTCGAAGGTCCCGGCGAGGTTGTCCGTCTGGAAAAAAACGTTTTTTGGGGATCCTCGCCCTGTCCGCCTCTTCCTAGAGAAGGGGGCTGAAGAGCTTGGTCACCCCGTGAACCACCCGCAGGGCCCGGGGACGGTTGCTCCATTCTTCCGCGGTAAGACGCCGCGATTCCGCGATGTAACGTTCCTGGGCCATCCGGATGGCCGATGTCTCCTCCGTTCCGTAGAGCACGAGGTTCAGCTCGAAGTTGAGGGCGAAGGAGCGGATGTCGAAATTGCTCGTCCCCATGAAGGCGAGGCTGTGGTCCACGGTCATGGTCTTTGAGTGGAGAATGTTTTCCTGGAAGAGGTAGATTTCCACGCCCATGTCCAGGAGCACGTCAAAATAGGCCTTGGCAGCACTACCGACGACGAACTGGTCGCTCCGCTCCGGGATGACGAGCTGGATTCTCACGTCGCCGAGGGAGGCGGTTTCCAGGGCGTGGATCAGCTCGTCGTCGGGGATGAGATAGGGGGTCGTGATGACCACCCGTTTTTTCGCCCCGTGGAGAGCAGCCACCACGAGGCGCTGGTAGTTCTGCCACGGGTAGGACGGACCGCTGGGCACCGCCTGGACGATCGCCTGCCCCGTCCGTTCAGGCCTTGGGAAGACCCGTTCCGTGGGAAGGAGTTCCCGGGTTTCCACGTACCAGTCCTCCAAGAAGACACCCTGGAGCTGGAGGACCACCGGCCCGGTGAGGCGGAGGGTGAGATCCTTCCACAGCCTTCCTCCCGCCTTGCCGCCGTAGGAGGGCTCCGTGACGTTGTGGGATCCCGTGTAGCCGATGCGGCCGTCGATTACGGCGATCTTCCGGTGGTTCCTCAGGTCGTACCGGGCCGTTGTGGCCGTCCTGCGGAACAACCCCTGGGGAAGGGCCTTCTCCACCCGCACACCGGCGGACCGGAGGCGGGAAGCGTCCTTCTTCAGGAAGGCCTTCGCCCCCAGGGCGTCCACAAGGAGCCTGCACTCCACCCCCCTGGCCGACGCTCCTTCAAGGGAGGCGAAGAGGCGCTCCGTCATGGAATCCAGGGCGAAGATATAGTACAGCAGGTGCACCGATTCCCTCGCTTCGTCGATGTCGGCGCAGAGACTTTTCAGGAAGTCCTCTTCCCTGTCGATGAGCAGGAACGAGTTGCCCGTGGTGATGTACATGTCCCCCAGTTTTTTCCCCAGAGCCCCGAACCGGACAAGCTCTTCGGGCAGCCAGTGGGATTCGTCATCGAGAATTCTGCGGAAGGTGGCCTTGTCGGCGGCGAGGGTGCGGAGCAGGACCTCGTGCCGCTTGATCCTCTCCCGGGGAAGCGCCGTCGAGCCGAATGCCGCATAGAGAAGAAAGCCCGGCCACGGCCAGAAGTAGATGGCGAGAAGCCACGACATGGCCGTGTTGGGGCTGTGGCGCTGGGGGATGTAGCAGAGCGTGATAATACGGATGGCGATGGAGGAAAGTTCGTAAAAGGAGTAAAAGGACACTCCAGCCGTCATGAGGCCAGCGCCTCCCGGTCCTGCCTCTCCGCGGTGAAGTCGCAGACCAGGGGCAGGTGGTCGGAATATCTGACCCGGGGCACCCGGAAGCTCTTCATCTCAATGCCTTCGCTGTACAGCACGAAATCGAGGGCCAGGGAGGGCAGTCTGCTGGGGTAGGTTGGAATATTCCCGTCATTGGCGTTCCGGAACAGCCCCTTTCTGAAGAGGGGCCGGAGCTCTTTCTCCCCGGCGTACATGTTGCCGTCCCCGGCGAGGATGACGGGCTTCTTCGCCTGGCGGCACCGGTCGGCCACCTCGCCGATCTGGATTTTCCGCGCGCCGTAGCCCAGGGAGAGATGGGTCAGGAACAGGGTGAAATCCCGGAATTCTACCTCGAGGAGCGTCCGCTTGACGCCCCGGCTCAGGTAGTGCTCCCGGGACGAGAGAATGGGCAGGATTGTCACCACGGCGTTCCCCTGGGACTTCAACAGGGGTGCCCTGGAGATTATGGATTCGTGGTGGTACTTGCAGGCAAAGACGGAATCGGCGTTCAGCCGGGCCGCCATGAGTTCGGCCTGGCACTCCCCGTTCTGCCGGTAGGAGCCCGAGTCGGTCTCCACGAGCCCCACGAGATCAGGCTTCAGCTTCGAGATAAAATCGGAAATCCGTCGGAACCTTCCCTCGGTCTTCCGGAGACAGCCGGAAAAGGGGAAGGGAAAATGATAGCCCCATCCCGTTCCGGTGCCGTAGCGGATGTTGTACAGTACAAGTCGCATGCAGATCCTCCGGGTAAAGACATAATCAGCCATTATACAGCAAAAGGGACGCCTTGCATCGGTTTTTCGGCCTGTTTTTCAGGCGACCGGCCCCTGAACAGGGATCTCCAGCCTCCGCTCCACCACGTAGAACAGCTTCCGGGGCAGGTCCCCTTCCTCGAATTCCTCAACTTCCTCCAGGGAAAAACCGGTGGCGAGCAGGGCCACTGTCTGCCGGTCAAAAAAACGGACGGCGTACCCGTCAAGCTCCCGGATATCCTCCCCTCTGCCGGTGCCCTTTTTCCAGTGGACATCTCCCTTGTGCCTCACCGTGTAGATGTTCAGTCCCCGAGGGACGAGAACCCTCCGGATTTCCGAGGAGAGAAACAGCAGCTCCTTCAGCGTCAGGGCCATGCAGAACAGCATGTGGGAATAGCATCCGTCGAAGGAGCCGTCCCCGAAGGGGAGAGGTTTCCGCACATCCGCCTCCGCGGTGCAAATCCGCGAGGCCGTTCCCCGGGCCGCAGCTTCCTCAGAAAGAGTTTTCAGGGCCGCGGCGGAATAGTCCGCCGCCGTCACGAAAAATCCCCGACGGGCGAAAAAGAGGGTATCCCTTCCCTGGCCGCACCCCAGGTCGAGGATCCGCTCCGCGCCGTCCTTCCGGAAGGCCTCCGCCGCCCAACGGGCCGGGATGCTCTCCTCCGGGCCGAAAAATTCCCTGTCCCCCGCATAGGACCGCTCCCAGAGCTCCTTCTGGTCATCAAACGATTCCGGCTTCACTGTCGTCATCCCCTTCCTCCTCCGTCATGCGCCGGGGAGCAATCGTCTTCCCCCCGGCATGGGCTTCCGGCTTCCGAAACCTGGGCCTTTATATCACAGATCACCCCATAAGAAAAATTTTTCACGATTCCTGATAAAAAAATGGCACAAAGGGCGGAAAGTGCGATAGAATATTGGAAGAATCCTGACCTTTTCCCCCAATACCGAAAGGAGGAGTGTGCCCCATGGTCACCAGAGTTCCCCCCGAGCCCTTCCGCATCAAGATGGTGGAGCCCGTCCACGTCCCCGATCAGCAGGAAAGGGAACGGGCGCTGGAAGCAGGACATTTCAACATGTTCGGCCTGAGGTCCGCGGACGTGTACATCGACCTTCTCACCGATTCGGGCACCGGCGCCATGAGTAAGCAGCAGTGGGCCGCCATCATGATGGGCGACGAGGCCTACGCCGGAGCGGACAGCTTCTATAGCCTGAAGAAGGCAGTGAAGGATGTACTGGGATTCGACTACACCATTCCCGTCCACCAGGGCCGGGCCGCCGAGAACGTGGTCTTCGGTTCCCTCCTGAAGGAAGGGGACGTGATCCCCTTCAACATGCCCTTC
This is a stretch of genomic DNA from Aminivibrio sp.. It encodes these proteins:
- a CDS encoding patatin-like phospholipase family protein, whose protein sequence is MLTGNSSRERKIGLALGSGAARGMAHIGVLRAFEEAGIRPSMVAGTSIGALVGGIYAAGKLEELTEIALGLDWKKAAGYFLEVSFPRSGLIEGTKVTDFLTEIVGSLDMDVLPVRFASAATDVMTGKEVVIVDGDLVSAIRASISVPGIFTPARRNGSFLVDGGLVDPVPVSVCRALGADVVIAVDLNNGRVKEDQQDGLPEGVLPEGRPGRNGIVAGEIFAWLERKTKGFDAGFLGPVKEWMSRDPTPGIFDVLGSSLRIMEEQIALARLEIDRPDLLIRPSVGNVRFLEFYLAEEMIAEGYRSAKEALAGGTLPEHGRGGASGH
- the cls gene encoding cardiolipin synthase, coding for MTAGVSFYSFYELSSIAIRIITLCYIPQRHSPNTAMSWLLAIYFWPWPGFLLYAAFGSTALPRERIKRHEVLLRTLAADKATFRRILDDESHWLPEELVRFGALGKKLGDMYITTGNSFLLIDREEDFLKSLCADIDEARESVHLLYYIFALDSMTERLFASLEGASARGVECRLLVDALGAKAFLKKDASRLRSAGVRVEKALPQGLFRRTATTARYDLRNHRKIAVIDGRIGYTGSHNVTEPSYGGKAGGRLWKDLTLRLTGPVVLQLQGVFLEDWYVETRELLPTERVFPRPERTGQAIVQAVPSGPSYPWQNYQRLVVAALHGAKKRVVITTPYLIPDDELIHALETASLGDVRIQLVIPERSDQFVVGSAAKAYFDVLLDMGVEIYLFQENILHSKTMTVDHSLAFMGTSNFDIRSFALNFELNLVLYGTEETSAIRMAQERYIAESRRLTAEEWSNRPRALRVVHGVTKLFSPLL
- a CDS encoding endonuclease/exonuclease/phosphatase family protein, producing the protein MRLVLYNIRYGTGTGWGYHFPFPFSGCLRKTEGRFRRISDFISKLKPDLVGLVETDSGSYRQNGECQAELMAARLNADSVFACKYHHESIISRAPLLKSQGNAVVTILPILSSREHYLSRGVKRTLLEVEFRDFTLFLTHLSLGYGARKIQIGEVADRCRQAKKPVILAGDGNMYAGEKELRPLFRKGLFRNANDGNIPTYPSRLPSLALDFVLYSEGIEMKSFRVPRVRYSDHLPLVCDFTAERQDREALAS
- a CDS encoding class I SAM-dependent methyltransferase; protein product: MTTVKPESFDDQKELWERSYAGDREFFGPEESIPARWAAEAFRKDGAERILDLGCGQGRDTLFFARRGFFVTAADYSAAALKTLSEEAAARGTASRICTAEADVRKPLPFGDGSFDGCYSHMLFCMALTLKELLFLSSEIRRVLVPRGLNIYTVRHKGDVHWKKGTGRGEDIRELDGYAVRFFDRQTVALLATGFSLEEVEEFEEGDLPRKLFYVVERRLEIPVQGPVA